A DNA window from Sphingopyxis macrogoltabida contains the following coding sequences:
- the gspE gene encoding type II secretion system ATPase GspE — protein MTDSEPTAAPPAPVDIPYGFARAHGVVIAPGEGGIWLATLREDSDPAVLIEVKRYLAQPLRVATASAADFDRLLSDHYAVDASAAAMAGSLDGSDLDFSLPSAEDLLDSADDAPAIRLINAIIAEAVRQGVSDIHIEPYESGLVVRMRTDGVLREHLRMPPHVAPVVVSRIKVMARLDIAERRVPQDGRIALTLAGKAVDVRVSTLPSRAGERVVMRILDKDTAGIDFDVLGLSGEADRILREALAEPNGIILVTGPTGSGKTTSLYAALKQLNDGQRNILTVEDPVEYAVDGIGQTQVNAKVGLDFAAGLRAILRQDPDVVMVGEIRDRETADIAVQASLTGHLVLSTVHTNDAVGAITRLKDLKVEPFLLASTLRAVIAQRLVRKLCEHCREPVQADNSVAAMLGLDIGTVIWRPKGCDQCGGSGYKGRIGVFEAIKVDETVRRYIYAGGDEAMIAKHAFLKAPTLASAARTMVAKGLTTAEEAIRVARREDVDA, from the coding sequence GTGACCGATTCCGAACCGACCGCCGCGCCCCCGGCGCCGGTCGATATTCCCTATGGCTTCGCGCGCGCGCACGGCGTCGTGATCGCGCCGGGGGAGGGCGGCATCTGGCTGGCGACGCTCCGCGAGGACAGCGACCCGGCGGTGCTCATTGAGGTCAAGCGCTATCTGGCGCAGCCGCTACGCGTTGCGACCGCCAGCGCCGCCGATTTCGACCGACTGCTGTCCGATCATTATGCCGTCGATGCCTCGGCCGCCGCGATGGCGGGATCGCTCGACGGCAGCGACCTCGATTTCAGCCTGCCGAGCGCCGAAGACTTGCTCGACAGTGCCGACGATGCCCCCGCGATCCGCCTGATCAACGCGATCATTGCCGAAGCGGTGCGGCAGGGCGTCAGCGACATTCATATCGAACCGTATGAAAGCGGGCTGGTCGTACGCATGCGCACCGACGGGGTGCTGCGCGAGCATCTGCGCATGCCGCCGCACGTTGCGCCCGTCGTCGTCAGCCGCATCAAGGTGATGGCGCGGCTCGACATCGCCGAACGCCGCGTGCCGCAGGACGGGCGCATCGCGCTGACGCTGGCGGGCAAGGCGGTCGACGTCCGCGTTTCGACGCTGCCCAGCCGGGCCGGCGAGCGCGTCGTGATGCGCATCCTCGACAAGGATACCGCGGGGATCGATTTCGACGTCCTCGGCCTGTCGGGCGAGGCCGACCGCATCCTGCGTGAAGCGCTTGCCGAACCCAATGGCATCATTCTCGTTACCGGGCCGACCGGATCGGGCAAAACGACGTCGCTCTATGCCGCGCTCAAGCAGTTGAACGACGGCCAGCGCAATATCCTGACCGTCGAGGATCCGGTCGAATATGCTGTCGACGGCATCGGCCAGACGCAGGTCAATGCCAAGGTCGGGCTCGATTTCGCGGCGGGCCTGCGCGCGATCCTGCGCCAGGACCCCGACGTCGTGATGGTCGGCGAAATCCGCGACCGCGAGACCGCCGATATCGCGGTGCAGGCGTCGCTGACCGGCCACCTCGTGCTGTCGACTGTCCACACCAACGATGCGGTCGGCGCGATCACGCGCCTCAAGGATCTGAAGGTCGAACCATTCCTGCTCGCCTCGACGCTACGCGCGGTGATCGCGCAGCGGCTCGTCCGCAAGCTCTGCGAGCATTGCCGCGAACCGGTGCAGGCCGACAACAGCGTTGCCGCGATGCTCGGGCTCGATATCGGCACCGTCATCTGGCGGCCCAAGGGCTGCGACCAGTGCGGCGGCAGCGGCTACAAGGGCCGTATCGGGGTGTTCGAGGCGATCAAGGTCGACGAGACGGTGCGCCGCTATATCTACGCCGGCGGCGACGAGGCGATGATCGCCAAACATGCCTTTCTGAAAGCACCGACGCTGGCGTCGGCGGCGCGTACGATGGTTGCCAAGGGGCTGACCACCGCCGAGGAGGCGATCCGCGTCGCGCGGCGCGAGGATGTCGATGCCTGA
- the gspD gene encoding type II secretion system secretin GspD: MRLKLSLMLAAALVSATPGPALAQYTLNVRDADIRAFIQDAARITGRTFVIDGRVNGKVSVVTDRPLSRSEYFEIFLSTLRSNGLVAVPGPNGSYRVQPIDGAAAQPGRIGSGGAAQNQFVTEIIRLRHIDAVSAVETLRPLVSPQGSLTANRNANSLVVADFADNIRRIRALASSIDRDSSTSQIVTLKNAGAREIAAALQALVPAAGEGAQSPVAIVPIDSSNAIALRGDQAMVARFVQMANDLDAKAAGGTELRVYWLEHANAETLLPTLQQLIGGGSDPAQKAGLPPASSSSSSSGSAGAAPAAATNSAPTSVSGAGGSISTRGPAIVTRYEGANAIIVAANSEVQRMLGELIRQLDSRREQVLVEAIVVEIGDDAAKRLGVQFLLGGKNIPFVATNYSNAQPNIFTLGGAYAATKLTEDKTTVDGTTVVTQTSSALGSSLQEAAAASLLQATGGFAGFAGDIGKNTIFGAIINAVKSDTTSNLLATPHIVTLDNQAAKFLVGQEVPITTGEALSDNFDNAFRTVQREEVGIKLEVTPQVNGAGEVKLFLRQEVSSVAGPVSSRNSDLILNKRSFETVLTVDDGEILAIGGLLNDDERKTIERIPLLSDIPLIGELFKSRSRSRSKTNLMVFIRPTVLRNREDNAALTARRYGYVRNFQLQRNPDQEPAIDTLVRDYMGTTPPSPPSAGDVTVTPVDLPALRGPDGNVISTDVPPSISNAPAPPPGEYP; encoded by the coding sequence ATGCGTCTCAAACTGTCCCTGATGCTCGCCGCCGCGCTCGTTTCCGCAACGCCGGGACCCGCGCTCGCGCAATATACGCTGAACGTCCGCGACGCCGATATCCGCGCGTTCATCCAGGATGCGGCGCGGATCACCGGGCGCACTTTCGTCATCGACGGCCGCGTCAATGGCAAGGTATCGGTGGTGACCGACCGGCCGCTGTCGCGGAGCGAATATTTCGAGATTTTCCTCTCGACGCTGCGCTCGAACGGGCTGGTCGCGGTGCCGGGACCGAACGGCAGCTATCGCGTCCAGCCGATCGACGGCGCCGCCGCCCAGCCCGGCCGCATCGGCAGCGGCGGCGCGGCGCAGAACCAGTTCGTCACCGAAATCATCCGCCTGCGCCACATCGACGCCGTGTCGGCGGTCGAAACGCTGCGCCCGCTGGTCAGCCCGCAGGGATCGCTGACCGCGAACCGCAACGCCAACAGCCTGGTCGTCGCCGATTTCGCCGACAATATCCGCCGCATCCGCGCGCTCGCGAGCAGCATCGACCGCGACAGTTCAACGAGCCAGATCGTGACGCTGAAAAATGCCGGCGCGCGCGAGATCGCGGCCGCGCTGCAGGCGCTGGTGCCTGCAGCCGGCGAGGGCGCGCAATCGCCCGTCGCCATCGTGCCGATCGACAGCAGCAACGCGATTGCCCTGCGCGGCGATCAGGCGATGGTCGCGCGCTTCGTCCAGATGGCGAACGACCTCGATGCCAAGGCGGCGGGCGGCACCGAGCTGCGCGTCTATTGGCTCGAACATGCCAATGCCGAAACGCTGTTGCCGACGCTTCAGCAACTGATCGGCGGCGGCAGCGATCCGGCGCAGAAGGCCGGACTGCCGCCGGCTTCGTCCTCTTCCTCGTCATCGGGCAGCGCCGGTGCTGCGCCCGCCGCCGCAACGAACAGCGCGCCGACCTCGGTCAGCGGCGCCGGCGGCAGCATCTCGACCCGCGGTCCGGCGATCGTCACCCGCTACGAAGGCGCCAATGCGATCATCGTCGCCGCCAACAGCGAAGTGCAGCGGATGCTCGGCGAACTGATCCGCCAGCTCGACAGCCGCCGCGAGCAGGTGTTGGTCGAGGCGATCGTCGTCGAGATCGGCGACGATGCGGCAAAGCGGCTCGGCGTCCAGTTCCTGCTCGGCGGCAAGAATATTCCGTTCGTCGCAACCAATTATAGCAATGCCCAGCCGAACATCTTCACGCTCGGCGGCGCCTATGCCGCGACCAAGCTGACCGAAGACAAGACGACCGTCGACGGCACCACCGTCGTCACCCAGACGTCGAGCGCGCTCGGCAGCAGCCTGCAGGAAGCCGCGGCGGCGTCGCTGCTCCAGGCGACCGGCGGTTTCGCAGGGTTCGCGGGCGATATCGGCAAGAACACGATCTTCGGCGCGATCATCAACGCGGTGAAATCGGACACGACGTCGAACCTGCTCGCGACGCCGCATATCGTCACGCTCGACAATCAGGCGGCGAAATTCCTCGTCGGACAGGAAGTGCCGATCACGACGGGCGAAGCGCTGAGCGACAATTTCGACAACGCCTTCCGCACCGTCCAGCGCGAAGAGGTGGGCATCAAGCTCGAAGTGACGCCGCAGGTCAACGGCGCGGGCGAGGTCAAGCTGTTCCTCCGTCAGGAAGTGTCGAGCGTCGCGGGTCCGGTGTCGTCGCGCAACAGCGACCTCATCCTCAACAAGCGCTCGTTCGAGACCGTGCTGACGGTCGACGACGGCGAAATCCTCGCGATCGGCGGCCTGCTCAACGACGACGAGCGCAAGACGATCGAGCGTATTCCGTTGCTGAGCGACATCCCGCTGATCGGCGAATTGTTCAAGTCGCGGAGCCGCAGCCGTTCCAAGACGAACCTGATGGTCTTCATCCGCCCGACCGTCCTGCGCAATCGCGAGGATAATGCTGCGCTGACCGCGCGGCGTTACGGCTATGTCCGCAATTTCCAGTTGCAGCGGAACCCCGATCAGGAACCGGCGATCGATACGCTGGTCCGCGACTATATGGGGACGACGCCGCCGTCGCCGCCCTCGGCCGGCGATGTGACCGTCACTCCCGTCGATCTGCCCGCGCTGCGCGGGCCCGATGGCAATGTGATCAGCACCGACGTGCCGCCCTCGATCTCGAACGCGCCCGCGCCGCCGCCCGGAGAATATCCGTGA
- a CDS encoding type II secretion system protein N — MATLMPGSAVRLPRGLPVWLRTKRAPRDIWPLLLVALLGALLVWQCIRLLWTLIVPLSPLGAWQPQAAVIASPAERRALFVGLDPFFRTAPQGPASATVTALGLTLFGVNINEATGSGSAIIAGEDGVQNSYAVGDEIAPGVKLVGVAFDHVLLDRGGARESLFLDQSGEAPVASPAAAPAMPTPETAAAPASGVSASGEMSPAALKSGVGFAPRTESGKVTGLAVQPQGDGAVFRAAGLRPGDVIRSVNGRPIGSAGDAASLAGQFTPGARISLEVERGASVVPVAIFLSKQ, encoded by the coding sequence ATGGCGACGCTGATGCCCGGATCGGCCGTTCGGCTGCCGCGTGGCCTGCCCGTCTGGCTGCGGACCAAACGCGCGCCGCGCGACATCTGGCCGCTGCTGCTGGTCGCGCTGCTCGGCGCGTTGCTGGTCTGGCAATGTATCCGCCTGCTCTGGACCCTCATCGTGCCGCTGTCGCCGCTCGGCGCCTGGCAACCGCAGGCGGCGGTCATTGCGTCGCCCGCCGAGCGCCGCGCGCTGTTCGTCGGCCTCGACCCTTTCTTCCGCACCGCACCGCAGGGCCCCGCCAGCGCCACCGTCACCGCGCTCGGCCTCACCCTGTTCGGGGTCAATATCAACGAAGCGACGGGCAGCGGTTCGGCGATCATCGCCGGCGAGGACGGGGTGCAGAACAGCTACGCCGTCGGCGACGAGATCGCGCCCGGCGTCAAGCTGGTGGGCGTCGCGTTCGACCATGTGCTGCTTGATCGCGGCGGCGCGCGCGAAAGCCTGTTCCTCGATCAGAGCGGCGAGGCGCCGGTCGCCAGTCCCGCGGCCGCCCCCGCCATGCCGACCCCCGAAACCGCTGCGGCCCCCGCGAGCGGTGTCTCGGCCAGCGGCGAGATGTCGCCGGCGGCCCTGAAATCGGGCGTCGGCTTCGCCCCGCGGACCGAGAGCGGTAAGGTCACCGGCCTCGCGGTCCAGCCGCAGGGCGACGGCGCCGTGTTCCGCGCCGCCGGGCTGCGCCCGGGCGATGTCATCCGCTCGGTCAACGGCCGCCCGATCGGTTCGGCGGGCGATGCCGCCTCGCTCGCCGGCCAGTTTACGCCGGGGGCGCGCATCTCGCTCGAGGTCGAGCGCGGTGCCAGCGTCGTCCCCGTCGCCATCTTCCTCTCGAAGCAATAG
- a CDS encoding TonB-dependent receptor domain-containing protein — MTKRPIFASLLLLSSALVAPAALAQDASAEPAADTPPVAAEPATDDAASADEEVDISIPGGADQEIVVTGRFTPNIVRSTPEVVSSLSSADIARTGEGDISGSLQRVTGLSVVGGGFVYVRGLGDRYSLALLNGSPLPSPEPLKRVVPLDIFPTNVIDSTLVQKSFSVNFPGEFGGGVINLTTKATPREPFLTFSGGIGWDSETTNQLGYTYYGSDTDWTGFDDGTRDVPPLLKAALASGKPILEGADFTQDQLEAIQMELVNAETTLLQQNDHIPINWSAGITGGTTIALPNGELGIIATAGISNKWRTRDTLQQTSVNDDLSGDPQTSYNRVITDNRVVVNGLLGFGLELGDHKIRWTNLYIRDTLKQARLALGTDANQSDRDIMKQDTAWYERQLINTQLVGEFHFDRLKLDLRGAYANSQREAPYERGFTYVRTNQPGDPVGDKFVNDLGGNRGDATIAFSDLNEDLWSGGVDLSYELAPRITATVGYAYSDTHRVSERRTFQFRASNLPLAVQQLRPDYLLSDATIQLYDITLLETSAQDGTAAFDAKLTTHAGYGQLQAEIVPGVNVNAGVRYEEAKQTVVPIDLFGTGSSAIVATNLNNDYWLPAVTLTWEVAPDMQLRVNGSKTIARPQFRELVAQVYQDPESNRLFRGNPSLTDSELWNAEARYEWYFAKDQRLTVAGFYKSIDNPIETYTSISDSSVNSSYANAPKATLYGAEVEVQKYFPLDKLSDSPFWQSRRLVLIGNYTYTKSEIRVRDGDTTVINGVVQNAANFFFDGAPMTGQSDHLLNFQIGLEDQDKLSQQTLLLTYASPRVTSRGPSGQPDLEEKPGIQLDFVARQGLTLLNKEIELKFEARNLTGRKYQEVQTAGDNKIFFNRYKLGRTFSLSASVKF, encoded by the coding sequence ATGACCAAGCGGCCGATCTTCGCCAGCCTGCTTCTCCTCAGTTCCGCGCTCGTCGCGCCTGCCGCTCTGGCGCAGGATGCGAGCGCCGAACCCGCCGCCGACACGCCGCCCGTCGCCGCCGAACCGGCCACCGACGACGCCGCGTCCGCCGACGAAGAGGTCGATATTTCGATTCCGGGCGGCGCCGATCAGGAGATCGTCGTCACGGGCCGCTTTACCCCCAACATCGTCCGTTCGACCCCCGAAGTCGTGTCGTCGCTGTCGTCGGCCGACATCGCGCGGACCGGCGAGGGCGATATCTCGGGCTCGCTGCAGCGCGTTACCGGCCTGTCGGTCGTCGGTGGCGGCTTCGTCTATGTCCGCGGCCTTGGCGATCGCTATTCGCTGGCGCTGCTCAACGGTTCGCCGCTGCCCAGCCCCGAGCCGCTGAAGCGCGTCGTGCCGCTCGACATCTTCCCGACCAACGTCATCGATTCGACGCTGGTCCAGAAAAGCTTCTCGGTGAACTTCCCCGGCGAATTCGGCGGCGGCGTGATCAATCTCACGACCAAGGCGACGCCGCGCGAACCCTTCCTGACCTTCAGCGGCGGGATCGGCTGGGACAGCGAAACGACGAACCAGCTCGGCTATACCTATTATGGCAGCGACACCGACTGGACCGGTTTCGACGACGGCACGCGCGATGTGCCGCCGCTGCTCAAGGCCGCGCTCGCCAGTGGCAAGCCGATTCTGGAAGGTGCCGACTTCACCCAGGACCAGCTGGAGGCGATCCAGATGGAGCTGGTCAACGCCGAAACGACGCTGCTCCAGCAAAACGACCATATCCCGATCAACTGGTCGGCCGGGATCACTGGCGGCACGACGATTGCGTTGCCGAACGGTGAACTCGGTATCATCGCGACCGCGGGGATCAGCAACAAGTGGCGCACCCGCGACACGTTGCAGCAGACGTCGGTCAACGACGACCTGTCGGGCGATCCGCAGACGAGCTACAACCGCGTCATCACCGACAATCGCGTCGTGGTGAACGGGCTGCTCGGTTTCGGGCTCGAACTCGGCGACCACAAGATCCGCTGGACCAACCTCTATATCCGCGACACGTTGAAGCAGGCGCGCCTCGCGCTCGGTACCGACGCCAACCAGTCGGACCGCGACATCATGAAGCAGGATACGGCGTGGTACGAGCGCCAGCTCATCAACACGCAGCTCGTCGGCGAATTCCACTTCGACCGGCTGAAGCTCGACTTGCGCGGCGCCTACGCCAATTCGCAGCGCGAAGCACCCTATGAGCGCGGCTTTACCTATGTCCGCACCAACCAGCCGGGCGACCCGGTAGGCGACAAGTTCGTCAACGACCTCGGCGGCAACCGCGGCGATGCGACGATCGCCTTTTCGGACCTCAACGAGGATCTGTGGTCGGGCGGCGTCGACCTGTCGTACGAGCTCGCTCCGCGGATCACCGCGACGGTCGGCTATGCCTACAGCGACACGCATCGCGTTTCGGAACGCCGGACCTTCCAGTTCCGTGCCTCGAACCTGCCGCTGGCGGTGCAACAGCTGCGCCCCGACTATCTGCTCTCCGACGCGACGATCCAGCTTTACGACATCACGCTGCTCGAAACCTCGGCGCAGGACGGCACCGCGGCCTTCGACGCCAAGCTGACGACCCACGCCGGCTACGGCCAGTTGCAGGCGGAGATCGTGCCCGGCGTCAACGTCAACGCCGGGGTGCGTTACGAGGAAGCGAAGCAGACCGTCGTTCCGATCGACCTGTTCGGCACCGGATCGTCGGCGATCGTCGCGACCAACCTGAACAACGACTATTGGCTGCCCGCGGTCACGCTGACCTGGGAGGTCGCGCCCGACATGCAGCTGCGCGTCAACGGATCGAAGACGATCGCGCGGCCGCAGTTCCGCGAGTTGGTGGCGCAGGTCTATCAGGACCCCGAATCGAACCGCCTGTTCCGCGGCAACCCGTCGCTGACCGACAGCGAGCTATGGAATGCCGAAGCGCGCTATGAGTGGTATTTCGCCAAGGATCAGCGCCTGACGGTCGCCGGCTTCTACAAGTCGATCGACAATCCGATCGAGACCTATACCTCGATTTCGGACTCGTCGGTGAACAGCAGCTACGCCAACGCGCCTAAGGCGACGCTGTACGGCGCCGAGGTCGAAGTGCAGAAATATTTCCCGCTCGACAAGCTGTCGGACTCGCCCTTCTGGCAGAGCCGCCGCCTCGTGCTGATCGGCAACTATACCTACACCAAATCCGAAATCCGGGTCCGCGACGGCGACACCACGGTGATCAATGGCGTGGTGCAGAATGCCGCCAACTTCTTCTTCGACGGCGCACCGATGACGGGTCAGTCCGACCATTTGCTCAATTTCCAGATCGGGCTGGAGGATCAGGACAAGCTGTCGCAGCAGACGTTGCTGCTGACCTATGCCAGCCCGCGCGTCACCAGCCGCGGTCCGTCGGGCCAGCCCGACCTCGAGGAAAAGCCGGGCATCCAGCTCGACTTCGTTGCGCGGCAGGGGCTGACGCTGCTGAACAAGGAAATCGAGCTGAAGTTCGAGGCGCGCAACCTGACCGGACGCAAATATCAGGAAGTGCAGACCGCGGGCGACAACAAGATCTTCTTCAACCGCTACAAGCTGGGCCGGACCTTCTCGCTGAGTGCGTCGGTGAAGTTCTGA
- a CDS encoding UrcA family protein, translating into MQSTVRFLLPLTVLLAGAPAAVQARGGIEPVRVTISHRDLDLTDPADVAVLERRIRGSVKMACPTLARTLTEIAHARKCERVVTEQAATQKQVAIAEAEANRVRYASGGGNKAVAVQ; encoded by the coding sequence ATGCAATCGACCGTTCGCTTTCTTCTCCCCCTTACTGTGCTTCTCGCTGGCGCGCCGGCGGCTGTTCAGGCGCGTGGGGGCATCGAGCCTGTCCGTGTGACCATCAGCCACCGTGATCTCGATCTCACGGATCCGGCCGACGTCGCCGTGCTTGAACGCCGCATCCGCGGTTCGGTGAAGATGGCGTGCCCGACGCTCGCGCGCACCCTCACCGAGATCGCTCATGCGCGCAAATGTGAGCGGGTCGTGACCGAACAGGCTGCGACCCAGAAGCAGGTTGCGATCGCCGAAGCCGAGGCCAATCGGGTGCGCTACGCGAGCGGGGGCGGCAACAAGGCCGTGGCCGTCCAGTAA